In one window of Nakamurella sp. PAMC28650 DNA:
- a CDS encoding bacteriorhodopsin-like: MSLAAAVHIQSLTASNFSTVYNLFSLVIASMLFTAIYLLASQRRVAPRYRNAIVISAVVCGIAAYHYFRIFNNFEATYPAGATVDSAHQISNVVFNEAYRYVDWLLTVPLLLIETVAVMSLSRGESRSLLFKLVPAAAVMIGLGYPGEEASSTGGRLLWGGLSTLAFVFIVYVMYTELARSVVNQPAEVQPLIKRLRLALVVLWCAYPIAFLFPVFGGSFFGGEGGFVLRQAGYSIADILAKAAFGLVIYQIARIRSGLEDPAFELGHGDAPVSAPRSATRAA; encoded by the coding sequence ATGTCTCTCGCCGCCGCGGTACATATCCAATCCTTGACCGCGAGCAACTTCTCCACCGTCTACAACCTGTTCTCCCTGGTGATCGCCAGCATGTTGTTCACCGCCATCTACCTGCTCGCATCGCAGCGACGAGTAGCGCCCAGGTACCGGAACGCGATTGTGATCTCGGCGGTCGTCTGCGGGATCGCCGCCTACCACTACTTCAGGATCTTCAACAACTTCGAAGCCACCTACCCGGCCGGTGCGACGGTGGACTCGGCGCACCAGATTTCCAATGTCGTCTTCAACGAGGCCTACCGGTACGTCGACTGGCTGCTGACCGTTCCGCTGCTGCTGATCGAAACCGTCGCGGTGATGAGCCTGTCGCGCGGTGAGTCTCGCTCACTGCTGTTCAAACTGGTACCCGCTGCGGCGGTCATGATCGGGCTCGGTTACCCGGGTGAGGAGGCGTCTTCCACCGGCGGCCGTCTGCTGTGGGGCGGTCTGTCCACGCTGGCGTTCGTCTTCATCGTCTACGTGATGTACACGGAACTGGCGCGCTCGGTGGTCAACCAGCCGGCTGAGGTGCAGCCGCTGATCAAGAGGCTCCGACTGGCACTCGTCGTGCTCTGGTGCGCGTACCCGATCGCGTTCCTGTTCCCCGTGTTCGGTGGATCGTTCTTCGGCGGCGAGGGAGGATTCGTCCTGCGTCAGGCGGGCTACTCCATCGCCGACATCCTGGCCAAGGCCGCATTCGGCCTGGTGATCTACCAGATCGCCAGGATCCGCAGTGGCTTGGAGGATCCGGCGTTCGAACTCGGTCATGGTGACGCCCCGGTCAGCGCCCCGCGGAGTGCGACCCGCGCGGCGTGA